In a genomic window of Magnolia sinica isolate HGM2019 chromosome 16, MsV1, whole genome shotgun sequence:
- the LOC131229900 gene encoding formin-like protein 20 isoform X6 has translation MALFRRLFYRKPPDRLLEIAERVYVFDCCFSTDVLEEEEYKDYLDGIVAQLQDHFPDASFMVFNFREGERRSQITDILSQYDMTVMDYPRQYEGCPLLPLEMIHHFLRSSESWLSLEGQQNVLLMHCERGGWPVLAFMLAGLLLYRKQYTGEQKTLEMVYKQAPRELLHLLSPLNPQPSQLRYLQYISRRSGGLEWPPSDTPLRLDCLSLRALPMFDGEASCRPIVRVYGQDPSNATNRGSKVLFSTPKTKKHVRRYRQADCVPVKIDVDCHVQGDVVVECIHLDEDLKREEMMFRVMFNTAFIRSHILTLSREDIDVLWNAKDQYPKDFIAEVLFSDPHAIASDMTTEVESEDGDAMEDAPAEEFFEVEEIFSNADSQDGKGDSDPFIGEKTDILDEVNHILEAKTIQDDVDYKLEVSDHKHDEERWDTENIVPQKISDPKVENQRTGPGVRGQKPEKLLPPAPKKQPTLNAKPVSDPAFANQKIKQQESQGSQVKPTKPKTVSRWIPPNKGPCVDSMHVSSHPPSRYNSAPAALAICACSQDNDAGETPGPSPAAAVPAFSLLTKPPFPSHAVPPPLPPESLPPVQSEPNPCSLPPTSQAPPPPLSPPKRAVLPPPPPPPPPPRALPPPPPPPPPPPPPPRATTPSPPLPPSSVHPTIALHSNMLSSSPIPSIRPAPVRPCPSFSTTLYDSCIQTPIPPPPPPPPPPLRTGGTLQVSPPPPPLMQSRASPPPPPPPPPMWNVFGSIAPIPPPPPLLHLGGTSQGPPPPPPPPPPPRLGVTPHGPPPPPPPPPRLGMTPQGPPPPPPPPPSPPPRQNSIGLVAPPQGPGSVAPPPPPPPPIATSTTLKYGVGSPPPPPPPPMRGAPPPPPPPIHGTPPPPPPPMRGGPPPPPPPMRGGPPPPPPPIRGAPPPPPPPSGTRVPVPPAVPRASGGAVPPPPSSHSLVGGRGRGIPRPSGPGYQGSFASTPRRSSLKPLHWVKVTRAVQGSLWAELQKFDEPPNTSEFDVSELESLFSTVVPKSNDSAGGKSGGRRKSVGSKTDKVHLIELRRANNVEIMLTKVKMPLSDMMGAALALDDSILDVDQVENLIKFCPTKEEMELIKGYNGEKENLGKCEQFFLELMKVPRVESKLRVFSFKIQFNSQISDFRKSLNTVNSACDEIRNSVKVKEIMKKILYLGNTLNQGTARGACLQVTTTSRFS, from the exons ATGGCGCTTTTCAGGCGGCTGTTCTATCGGAAGCCGCCGGATCGGCTTCTGGAGATCGCCGAGAGAGTTTACG TATTCGACTGTTGTTTCTCCACAGatgttttggaagaagaagaatacaaGGATTATTTGGATGGTATTGTAGCACAGCTACAGGACCACTTCCCTGATGCCTCTTTCATGGTATTCAACTtcagagaaggagagaggaggaGCCAAATTACAGACATACTGTCTCAGTATGATATGACTGTCATGGACTATCCCCGACAATATGAGGGCTGTCCTTTGCTCCCGCTTGAGATGATCCACCACTTCTTGCGGTCGAGCGAGAGCTGGTTATCATTGGAAGGGCAGCAGAATGTGTTACTAATGCATTGCGAGAGAGGAGGGTGGCCTGTTCTTGCATTTATGCTCGCTGGTCTTCTATTATACAGAAAACAGTACACTGGGGAGCAGAAGACTCTGGAAATGGTATATAAGCAAGCTCCTAGGGAACTCCtccatcttctttctcctttgaATCCACAACCTTCCCAGTTGAGATATCTCCAATACATTTCTAGAAGAAGCGGTGGGCTAGAATGGCCTCCATCTGATACTCCATTGAGGTTGGATTGCCTCAGTCTAAGAGCCCTTCCCATGTTTGATGGAGAAGCAAGTTGCAGGCCCATCGTCCGTGTTTATGGTCAGGACCCTTCAAATGCGACCAACAGGGGTTCCAAGGTTCTGTTTTCAACACCAAAGACAAAGAAACATGTTCGACGATACAGACAG GCAGATTGCGTGCCAGTGAAAATTGATGTGGATTGCCATGTTCAAGGGGACGTAGTAGTCGAGTGCATCCATTTGGACGAGGATCTGAAGCGTGAGGAGATGATGTTCAGGGTTATGTTTAACACGGCATTTATCCGATCACATATTTTGACCCTCAGTCGTGAGGATATTGATGTTTTGTGGAATGCCAAAGATCAGTATCCAAAGGACTTCATAGCAGAG GTACTCTTTTCGGACCCTCATGCTATTGCATCTGATATGACCACAGAAGTGGAATCAGAAGATGGGGATGCAATGGAAGACGCTCCAGCGGAGGAGTTTTTTGAGGTGGAGGAGATCTTTAGCAATGCGGATTCTCAGGATGGGAAGGGGGATTCTGACCCCTTCATTGGTGAAAAAACAGATATATTGGATGAAGTGAATCACATATTAGAAGCCAAAACCATACAAGATGACGTGGACTATAAATTAGAAGTCAGTGATCATAAACATGATGAGGAAAGATGGGATACAGAGAATATTGTCCCCCAAAAGATTTCAGACCCCAAAGTTGAAAATCAGAGGACAGGACCTGGTGTCCGTGGACAGAAACCTGAGAAATTACTGCCACCTGCACCAAAGAAACAACCAACTTTAAATGCAAAACCAGTCTCAGATCCAGCTTTTGCCAACCAAAAGATTAAACAACAAGAATCTCAAGGCAGCCAGGTGAAGCCAACAAAACCAAAGACTGTATCTCGGTGGATACCTCCAAACAAAGGACCTTGTGTGGATTCCATGCATGTATCTTCTCACCCTCCATCAAGATATAATAGCGCCCCAGCTGCTCTAGCCATTTGTGCATGTTCACAAGATAATGATGCAGGTGAAACTCCAGGGCCATCTCCTGCTGCTGCAGTTCCTGCCTTTTCACTCCTAACGAAGCCACCATTTCCATCTCATGCAGTACCCCCACCACTTCCACCAGAATCATTGCCGCCTGTGCAATCAGAACCCAATCCTTGTTCTCTACCACCAACATCACAGGCACCTCCACCTCCTCTGTCGCCTCCAAAAAGAGCGGTACTGCCTCCACCGCCGCCGCCACCACCTCCTCCACGAGCATTGCCCCCtccccctcctcctcctccccccccaccaccaccaccgcGAGCAACAACTCCTTCCCCTCCATTACCACCATCTTCTGTTCATCCAACCATTGCATTACATTCTAACATGTTAAGTAGCTCACCTATTCCATCCATTCGACCTGCTCCAGTCCGTCCATGTCCCTCCTTTAGTACTACATTGTATGATTCTTGTATCCAAACCCCGATTCCACCTCCACCTCCTCCACCACCTCCACCTTTACGCACAGGAGGAACACTTCAGGTCTCTCCTCCTCCCCCACCACTCATGCAATCAAGAGCATCtccccctcctcctcctcctcctcctccaatGTGGAATGTGTTTGGATCAATTGCCCCTATTCCCCCACCTCCGCCTCTCTTGCACTTGGGAGGAACATCTCAAGGACCTCCCCCTCCACCTCCCCCTCCGCCTCCCCCTCGCTTGGGAGTAACACCTCATGGTcctccccctccccctccccctccccctcGCTTGGGAATGACACCTCAAGGTCCTCCCCCtccccctcctcctcctccttctcctccCCCTAGGCAGAATTCTATTGGATTAGTAGCCCCTCCTCAAGGTCCTGGCTCAGTGGCACCTCCCCCGCCGCCACCTCCTCCCATAGCTACATCAACCACATTGAAATATGGAGTTGGAAGCCCTCCACCCCCACCACCGCCTCCTATGCGTGGAGCTCCACCCCCTCCACCTCCTCCTATACATGGAACTCCACCCCCACCACCTCCTCCTATGCGTGGAGGTCCCCCTCCACCACCCCCACCCATGCGTGGAGGTCCCCCTCCACCACCCCCACCCATACGTGGAGCTCCACCTCCTCCTCCACCTCCTTCTGGAACACGCGTTCCTGTTCCTCCAGCTGTGCCTAGGGCTTCAGGCGGTGCGGTACCTCCACCTCCATCTTCACATTCCTTAGTTGGGGGAAGAGGACGAGGGATTCCACGTCCATCAGGCCCAGGTTATCAAGGATCATTTGCTTCAACACCACGAAGATCATCATTGAAGCCACTACACTGGGTGAAGGTAACAAGGGCAGTGCAAGGAAGCTTATGGGCAGAATTACAGAAATTCGACGAACCTCCAAA CACTTCAGAATTTGACGTATCAGAACTTGAGAGTCTCTTCTCTACCGTAGTCCCGAAATCGAATGATAGTGCTGGAGGTAAATCAGGAGGGCGCCGCAAATCTGTTGGATCTAAAACAGATAAAGTCCACTTA ATTGAACTGAGACGAGCCAATAATGTGGAAATTATGCTCACGAAAGTTAAGATGCCTCTTTCAGATATGATG GGTGCAGCACTGGCATTGGATGATTCAATTTTAGATGTTGATCAAGTGGAAAATCTCATAAAGTTTTGTCCTACAAAAGAGGAGATGGAACTTATTAAG GGCTACAATGGTGAGAAGGAAAATCTTGGAAAATGCGAACAG
- the LOC131229900 gene encoding formin-like protein 20 isoform X5 — MALFRRLFYRKPPDRLLEIAERVYVFDCCFSTDVLEEEEYKDYLDGIVAQLQDHFPDASFMVFNFREGERRSQITDILSQYDMTVMDYPRQYEGCPLLPLEMIHHFLRSSESWLSLEGQQNVLLMHCERGGWPVLAFMLAGLLLYRKQYTGEQKTLEMVYKQAPRELLHLLSPLNPQPSQLRYLQYISRRSGGLEWPPSDTPLRLDCLSLRALPMFDGEASCRPIVRVYGQDPSNATNRGSKVLFSTPKTKKHVRRYRQADCVPVKIDVDCHVQGDVVVECIHLDEDLKREEMMFRVMFNTAFIRSHILTLSREDIDVLWNAKDQYPKDFIAEVLFSDPHAIASDMTTEVESEDGDAMEDAPAEEFFEVEEIFSNADSQDGKGDSDPFIGEKTDILDEVNHILEAKTIQDDVDYKLEVSDHKHDEERWDTENIVPQKISDPKVENQRTGPGVRGQKPEKLLPPAPKKQPTLNAKPVSDPAFANQKIKQQESQGSQVKPTKPKTVSRWIPPNKGPCVDSMHVSSHPPSRYNSAPAALAICACSQDNDAGETPGPSPAAAVPAFSLLTKPPFPSHAVPPPLPPESLPPVQSEPNPCSLPPTSQAPPPPLSPPKRAVLPPPPPPPPPPRALPPPPPPPPPPPPPPRATTPSPPLPPSSVHPTIALHSNMLSSSPIPSIRPAPVRPCPSFSTTLYDSCIQTPIPPPPPPPPPPLRTGGTLQVSPPPPPLMQSRASPPPPPPPPPMWNVFGSIAPIPPPPPLLHLGGTSQGPPPPPPPPPPPRLGVTPHGPPPPPPPPPRLGMTPQGPPPPPPPPPSPPPRQNSIGLVAPPQGPGSVAPPPPPPPPIATSTTLKYGVGSPPPPPPPPMRGAPPPPPPPIHGTPPPPPPPMRGGPPPPPPPMRGGPPPPPPPIRGAPPPPPPPSGTRVPVPPAVPRASGGAVPPPPSSHSLVGGRGRGIPRPSGPGYQGSFASTPRRSSLKPLHWVKVTRAVQGSLWAELQKFDEPPNTSEFDVSELESLFSTVVPKSNDSAGGKSGGRRKSVGSKTDKVHLIELRRANNVEIMLTKVKMPLSDMMGAALALDDSILDVDQVENLIKFCPTKEEMELIKGYNGEKENLGKCEQFFLELMKVPRVESKLRVFSFKIQFNSQISDFRKSLNTVNSACDEIRNSVKVKEIMKKILYLGNTLNQGTARGSAIGFKLDSLLKLTDTRASNNKMTLMHYLCKTNIPSAAASVAGLV, encoded by the exons ATGGCGCTTTTCAGGCGGCTGTTCTATCGGAAGCCGCCGGATCGGCTTCTGGAGATCGCCGAGAGAGTTTACG TATTCGACTGTTGTTTCTCCACAGatgttttggaagaagaagaatacaaGGATTATTTGGATGGTATTGTAGCACAGCTACAGGACCACTTCCCTGATGCCTCTTTCATGGTATTCAACTtcagagaaggagagaggaggaGCCAAATTACAGACATACTGTCTCAGTATGATATGACTGTCATGGACTATCCCCGACAATATGAGGGCTGTCCTTTGCTCCCGCTTGAGATGATCCACCACTTCTTGCGGTCGAGCGAGAGCTGGTTATCATTGGAAGGGCAGCAGAATGTGTTACTAATGCATTGCGAGAGAGGAGGGTGGCCTGTTCTTGCATTTATGCTCGCTGGTCTTCTATTATACAGAAAACAGTACACTGGGGAGCAGAAGACTCTGGAAATGGTATATAAGCAAGCTCCTAGGGAACTCCtccatcttctttctcctttgaATCCACAACCTTCCCAGTTGAGATATCTCCAATACATTTCTAGAAGAAGCGGTGGGCTAGAATGGCCTCCATCTGATACTCCATTGAGGTTGGATTGCCTCAGTCTAAGAGCCCTTCCCATGTTTGATGGAGAAGCAAGTTGCAGGCCCATCGTCCGTGTTTATGGTCAGGACCCTTCAAATGCGACCAACAGGGGTTCCAAGGTTCTGTTTTCAACACCAAAGACAAAGAAACATGTTCGACGATACAGACAG GCAGATTGCGTGCCAGTGAAAATTGATGTGGATTGCCATGTTCAAGGGGACGTAGTAGTCGAGTGCATCCATTTGGACGAGGATCTGAAGCGTGAGGAGATGATGTTCAGGGTTATGTTTAACACGGCATTTATCCGATCACATATTTTGACCCTCAGTCGTGAGGATATTGATGTTTTGTGGAATGCCAAAGATCAGTATCCAAAGGACTTCATAGCAGAG GTACTCTTTTCGGACCCTCATGCTATTGCATCTGATATGACCACAGAAGTGGAATCAGAAGATGGGGATGCAATGGAAGACGCTCCAGCGGAGGAGTTTTTTGAGGTGGAGGAGATCTTTAGCAATGCGGATTCTCAGGATGGGAAGGGGGATTCTGACCCCTTCATTGGTGAAAAAACAGATATATTGGATGAAGTGAATCACATATTAGAAGCCAAAACCATACAAGATGACGTGGACTATAAATTAGAAGTCAGTGATCATAAACATGATGAGGAAAGATGGGATACAGAGAATATTGTCCCCCAAAAGATTTCAGACCCCAAAGTTGAAAATCAGAGGACAGGACCTGGTGTCCGTGGACAGAAACCTGAGAAATTACTGCCACCTGCACCAAAGAAACAACCAACTTTAAATGCAAAACCAGTCTCAGATCCAGCTTTTGCCAACCAAAAGATTAAACAACAAGAATCTCAAGGCAGCCAGGTGAAGCCAACAAAACCAAAGACTGTATCTCGGTGGATACCTCCAAACAAAGGACCTTGTGTGGATTCCATGCATGTATCTTCTCACCCTCCATCAAGATATAATAGCGCCCCAGCTGCTCTAGCCATTTGTGCATGTTCACAAGATAATGATGCAGGTGAAACTCCAGGGCCATCTCCTGCTGCTGCAGTTCCTGCCTTTTCACTCCTAACGAAGCCACCATTTCCATCTCATGCAGTACCCCCACCACTTCCACCAGAATCATTGCCGCCTGTGCAATCAGAACCCAATCCTTGTTCTCTACCACCAACATCACAGGCACCTCCACCTCCTCTGTCGCCTCCAAAAAGAGCGGTACTGCCTCCACCGCCGCCGCCACCACCTCCTCCACGAGCATTGCCCCCtccccctcctcctcctccccccccaccaccaccaccgcGAGCAACAACTCCTTCCCCTCCATTACCACCATCTTCTGTTCATCCAACCATTGCATTACATTCTAACATGTTAAGTAGCTCACCTATTCCATCCATTCGACCTGCTCCAGTCCGTCCATGTCCCTCCTTTAGTACTACATTGTATGATTCTTGTATCCAAACCCCGATTCCACCTCCACCTCCTCCACCACCTCCACCTTTACGCACAGGAGGAACACTTCAGGTCTCTCCTCCTCCCCCACCACTCATGCAATCAAGAGCATCtccccctcctcctcctcctcctcctccaatGTGGAATGTGTTTGGATCAATTGCCCCTATTCCCCCACCTCCGCCTCTCTTGCACTTGGGAGGAACATCTCAAGGACCTCCCCCTCCACCTCCCCCTCCGCCTCCCCCTCGCTTGGGAGTAACACCTCATGGTcctccccctccccctccccctccccctcGCTTGGGAATGACACCTCAAGGTCCTCCCCCtccccctcctcctcctccttctcctccCCCTAGGCAGAATTCTATTGGATTAGTAGCCCCTCCTCAAGGTCCTGGCTCAGTGGCACCTCCCCCGCCGCCACCTCCTCCCATAGCTACATCAACCACATTGAAATATGGAGTTGGAAGCCCTCCACCCCCACCACCGCCTCCTATGCGTGGAGCTCCACCCCCTCCACCTCCTCCTATACATGGAACTCCACCCCCACCACCTCCTCCTATGCGTGGAGGTCCCCCTCCACCACCCCCACCCATGCGTGGAGGTCCCCCTCCACCACCCCCACCCATACGTGGAGCTCCACCTCCTCCTCCACCTCCTTCTGGAACACGCGTTCCTGTTCCTCCAGCTGTGCCTAGGGCTTCAGGCGGTGCGGTACCTCCACCTCCATCTTCACATTCCTTAGTTGGGGGAAGAGGACGAGGGATTCCACGTCCATCAGGCCCAGGTTATCAAGGATCATTTGCTTCAACACCACGAAGATCATCATTGAAGCCACTACACTGGGTGAAGGTAACAAGGGCAGTGCAAGGAAGCTTATGGGCAGAATTACAGAAATTCGACGAACCTCCAAA CACTTCAGAATTTGACGTATCAGAACTTGAGAGTCTCTTCTCTACCGTAGTCCCGAAATCGAATGATAGTGCTGGAGGTAAATCAGGAGGGCGCCGCAAATCTGTTGGATCTAAAACAGATAAAGTCCACTTA ATTGAACTGAGACGAGCCAATAATGTGGAAATTATGCTCACGAAAGTTAAGATGCCTCTTTCAGATATGATG GGTGCAGCACTGGCATTGGATGATTCAATTTTAGATGTTGATCAAGTGGAAAATCTCATAAAGTTTTGTCCTACAAAAGAGGAGATGGAACTTATTAAG GGCTACAATGGTGAGAAGGAAAATCTTGGAAAATGCGAACAG
- the LOC131229900 gene encoding formin-like protein 20 isoform X7, with the protein MALFRRLFYRKPPDRLLEIAERVYVFDCCFSTDVLEEEEYKDYLDGIVAQLQDHFPDASFMVFNFREGERRSQITDILSQYDMTVMDYPRQYEGCPLLPLEMIHHFLRSSESWLSLEGQQNVLLMHCERGGWPVLAFMLAGLLLYRKQYTGEQKTLEMVYKQAPRELLHLLSPLNPQPSQLRYLQYISRRSGGLEWPPSDTPLRLDCLSLRALPMFDGEASCRPIVRVYGQDPSNATNRGSKVLFSTPKTKKHVRRYRQADCVPVKIDVDCHVQGDVVVECIHLDEDLKREEMMFRVMFNTAFIRSHILTLSREDIDVLWNAKDQYPKDFIAEVLFSDPHAIASDMTTEVESEDGDAMEDAPAEEFFEVEEIFSNADSQDGKGDSDPFIGEKTDILDEVNHILEAKTIQDDVDYKLEVSDHKHDEERWDTENIVPQKISDPKVENQRTGPGVRGQKPEKLLPPAPKKQPTLNAKPVSDPAFANQKIKQQESQGSQVKPTKPKTVSRWIPPNKGPCVDSMHVSSHPPSRYNSAPAALAICACSQDNDAGETPGPSPAAAVPAFSLLTKPPFPSHAVPPPLPPESLPPVQSEPNPCSLPPTSQAPPPPLSPPKRAVLPPPPPPPPPPRALPPPPPPPPPPPPPPRATTPSPPLPPSSVHPTIALHSNMLSSSPIPSIRPAPVRPCPSFSTTLYDSCIQTPIPPPPPPPPPPLRTGGTLQVSPPPPPLMQSRASPPPPPPPPPMWNVFGSIAPIPPPPPLLHLGGTSQGPPPPPPPPPPPRLGVTPHGPPPPPPPPPRLGMTPQGPPPPPPPPPSPPPRQNSIGLVAPPQGPGSVAPPPPPPPPIATSTTLKYGVGSPPPPPPPPMRGAPPPPPPPIHGTPPPPPPPMRGGPPPPPPPMRGGPPPPPPPIRGAPPPPPPPSGTRVPVPPAVPRASGGAVPPPPSSHSLVGGRGRGIPRPSGPGYQGSFASTPRRSSLKPLHWVKVTRAVQGSLWAELQKFDEPPNTSEFDVSELESLFSTVVPKSNDSAGGKSGGRRKSVGSKTDKVHLVWSF; encoded by the exons ATGGCGCTTTTCAGGCGGCTGTTCTATCGGAAGCCGCCGGATCGGCTTCTGGAGATCGCCGAGAGAGTTTACG TATTCGACTGTTGTTTCTCCACAGatgttttggaagaagaagaatacaaGGATTATTTGGATGGTATTGTAGCACAGCTACAGGACCACTTCCCTGATGCCTCTTTCATGGTATTCAACTtcagagaaggagagaggaggaGCCAAATTACAGACATACTGTCTCAGTATGATATGACTGTCATGGACTATCCCCGACAATATGAGGGCTGTCCTTTGCTCCCGCTTGAGATGATCCACCACTTCTTGCGGTCGAGCGAGAGCTGGTTATCATTGGAAGGGCAGCAGAATGTGTTACTAATGCATTGCGAGAGAGGAGGGTGGCCTGTTCTTGCATTTATGCTCGCTGGTCTTCTATTATACAGAAAACAGTACACTGGGGAGCAGAAGACTCTGGAAATGGTATATAAGCAAGCTCCTAGGGAACTCCtccatcttctttctcctttgaATCCACAACCTTCCCAGTTGAGATATCTCCAATACATTTCTAGAAGAAGCGGTGGGCTAGAATGGCCTCCATCTGATACTCCATTGAGGTTGGATTGCCTCAGTCTAAGAGCCCTTCCCATGTTTGATGGAGAAGCAAGTTGCAGGCCCATCGTCCGTGTTTATGGTCAGGACCCTTCAAATGCGACCAACAGGGGTTCCAAGGTTCTGTTTTCAACACCAAAGACAAAGAAACATGTTCGACGATACAGACAG GCAGATTGCGTGCCAGTGAAAATTGATGTGGATTGCCATGTTCAAGGGGACGTAGTAGTCGAGTGCATCCATTTGGACGAGGATCTGAAGCGTGAGGAGATGATGTTCAGGGTTATGTTTAACACGGCATTTATCCGATCACATATTTTGACCCTCAGTCGTGAGGATATTGATGTTTTGTGGAATGCCAAAGATCAGTATCCAAAGGACTTCATAGCAGAG GTACTCTTTTCGGACCCTCATGCTATTGCATCTGATATGACCACAGAAGTGGAATCAGAAGATGGGGATGCAATGGAAGACGCTCCAGCGGAGGAGTTTTTTGAGGTGGAGGAGATCTTTAGCAATGCGGATTCTCAGGATGGGAAGGGGGATTCTGACCCCTTCATTGGTGAAAAAACAGATATATTGGATGAAGTGAATCACATATTAGAAGCCAAAACCATACAAGATGACGTGGACTATAAATTAGAAGTCAGTGATCATAAACATGATGAGGAAAGATGGGATACAGAGAATATTGTCCCCCAAAAGATTTCAGACCCCAAAGTTGAAAATCAGAGGACAGGACCTGGTGTCCGTGGACAGAAACCTGAGAAATTACTGCCACCTGCACCAAAGAAACAACCAACTTTAAATGCAAAACCAGTCTCAGATCCAGCTTTTGCCAACCAAAAGATTAAACAACAAGAATCTCAAGGCAGCCAGGTGAAGCCAACAAAACCAAAGACTGTATCTCGGTGGATACCTCCAAACAAAGGACCTTGTGTGGATTCCATGCATGTATCTTCTCACCCTCCATCAAGATATAATAGCGCCCCAGCTGCTCTAGCCATTTGTGCATGTTCACAAGATAATGATGCAGGTGAAACTCCAGGGCCATCTCCTGCTGCTGCAGTTCCTGCCTTTTCACTCCTAACGAAGCCACCATTTCCATCTCATGCAGTACCCCCACCACTTCCACCAGAATCATTGCCGCCTGTGCAATCAGAACCCAATCCTTGTTCTCTACCACCAACATCACAGGCACCTCCACCTCCTCTGTCGCCTCCAAAAAGAGCGGTACTGCCTCCACCGCCGCCGCCACCACCTCCTCCACGAGCATTGCCCCCtccccctcctcctcctccccccccaccaccaccaccgcGAGCAACAACTCCTTCCCCTCCATTACCACCATCTTCTGTTCATCCAACCATTGCATTACATTCTAACATGTTAAGTAGCTCACCTATTCCATCCATTCGACCTGCTCCAGTCCGTCCATGTCCCTCCTTTAGTACTACATTGTATGATTCTTGTATCCAAACCCCGATTCCACCTCCACCTCCTCCACCACCTCCACCTTTACGCACAGGAGGAACACTTCAGGTCTCTCCTCCTCCCCCACCACTCATGCAATCAAGAGCATCtccccctcctcctcctcctcctcctccaatGTGGAATGTGTTTGGATCAATTGCCCCTATTCCCCCACCTCCGCCTCTCTTGCACTTGGGAGGAACATCTCAAGGACCTCCCCCTCCACCTCCCCCTCCGCCTCCCCCTCGCTTGGGAGTAACACCTCATGGTcctccccctccccctccccctccccctcGCTTGGGAATGACACCTCAAGGTCCTCCCCCtccccctcctcctcctccttctcctccCCCTAGGCAGAATTCTATTGGATTAGTAGCCCCTCCTCAAGGTCCTGGCTCAGTGGCACCTCCCCCGCCGCCACCTCCTCCCATAGCTACATCAACCACATTGAAATATGGAGTTGGAAGCCCTCCACCCCCACCACCGCCTCCTATGCGTGGAGCTCCACCCCCTCCACCTCCTCCTATACATGGAACTCCACCCCCACCACCTCCTCCTATGCGTGGAGGTCCCCCTCCACCACCCCCACCCATGCGTGGAGGTCCCCCTCCACCACCCCCACCCATACGTGGAGCTCCACCTCCTCCTCCACCTCCTTCTGGAACACGCGTTCCTGTTCCTCCAGCTGTGCCTAGGGCTTCAGGCGGTGCGGTACCTCCACCTCCATCTTCACATTCCTTAGTTGGGGGAAGAGGACGAGGGATTCCACGTCCATCAGGCCCAGGTTATCAAGGATCATTTGCTTCAACACCACGAAGATCATCATTGAAGCCACTACACTGGGTGAAGGTAACAAGGGCAGTGCAAGGAAGCTTATGGGCAGAATTACAGAAATTCGACGAACCTCCAAA CACTTCAGAATTTGACGTATCAGAACTTGAGAGTCTCTTCTCTACCGTAGTCCCGAAATCGAATGATAGTGCTGGAGGTAAATCAGGAGGGCGCCGCAAATCTGTTGGATCTAAAACAGATAAAGTCCACTTA GTTTGGTCATTTTAA